A stretch of Labrus bergylta chromosome 19, fLabBer1.1, whole genome shotgun sequence DNA encodes these proteins:
- the pkib gene encoding cAMP-dependent protein kinase inhibitor beta — MTEVEPVLDFASSGRSGRRNALPDILGSPAGVNPGDLPLKLAELSLKDGPGAAQSPTSEEPPAPPQSSEGSEGS, encoded by the exons ATGACGGAAGTAGAGCCAGTGTTGGACTTTGCCTCCTCGGGACGCTCTGGGAGGAGAAACGCCCTCCCTGACATCCTGGGCTCTCCGGCAGGTGTAAACCCAGGTGACCTGCCACTGAAGCTGGCTGAGCTGTCTCTCAAAG atggtCCAGGAGCAGCCCAGTCCCCTACATCGGAGGAGCCTCCAGCCCCGCCGCAGAGTTCAGAGGGGAGTGAGGGATCGTAG